The genomic segment TCGGCATTCTTGTTTGAGCCCAGTTTCAAGGTGCTGGTCGGCCCCGCGCTGCACGCCAAGATGGATGTGGTGCGCAAGCAGGGCAACAACGCGGTGCACAGCGCGCGGCCTATCACCGCAAGTGACGCCACCGCCGTGCTGCGCGAACTGTTTCAGGTGGCCTTTTGGCTGGCACGCAACTACGGGCGCAATGTGGCCGCCCGGCCCGACCCGGCGCTGCAGTTCCGTGCAGAGCTGCTCCCCCGCCCTACCAATGCTGCAGCAGAACAAGCCGCCGCCCAAGCCAGTGCTCAAGCCACACAGGCCGCGCTGCAAAAGCTGGCCACCCTGGCCGACGAGCTGGCAGCGCGCGATGCAGCGCTGGCCGCCGCCCAGCAGAAAACGGCGGCACTGGACGCCGAGCTGGCACAGCTGCGCGCCGAGGTAGCTGCCGCCAAAGCAGCCAACACCGCCACACCGGATTCCCACGACTACAACGAGGCCGAGACACGCGACCTCTATATCGACCTGCTGCTCAAAGAAGCGGGCTGGAAGCTGGACCAAGCACGCGACCGCGAATTTGAAGTGCAAGGCATGCCCAATGCACAAGGAAAATTTGAGGGCACGGGCTATGTGGACTACGTGCTGTGGGGTGACGATGGCAAACCCCTTGCTGTGATGGAAGCCAAACGCACCCGGCGCGACGCGCGCGTGGGCCATCAGCAGGCCAAGCTGTATGCCGATTGCCTGCAAACCCAGTTTGGCCAGCGCCCACTGATCTACACCACCAACGGCTACGAGCACTGGTTTTGGGACGACAGCACCTACCCGCCGCGCCCGGTGCAAGGCTTCCACAAAAAGGACGAGTTGCAACTGCTGGTGCAGCGCCGTACCAGCGCCAAGCCGCTGGCGGGCGTGACTATCAACCCCGAGATCGTGGAGCGGCACTACCAGCTGCGCGCCATCCGCCGCATTGGCGAAACCTTTGAGCAAGACCGCCAGCGCAAGGCCCTGGTGGTGATGGCCACGGGCGCGGGCAAGACCCGCACCGTGATTGCGCTGGTGAACTTGCTGCAGCGCGCCAACTGGGCCAAGCGCATCCTGTTTCTGGCCGACCGCGTGGCGCTGGTGAACCAAGCGGCCAATGCCTTTAAAGCGCATTTGCCGGATGCAGCGGCGGTGAACTTGGTGACCGACAAGGAAACAGAAGGCCGCGTGTTTGTGAGCACCTACCCCACGATGATGGGGCTGATCAACGAGACAGACGATGGGCTGCGCCGCTTTGGCGTGGGGCACTTTGACCTGATCATCGTGGACGAGGCGCACCGCTCCATCTACCAAAAGTACAAAGCCATCTTTGCCTACTTTGATGCGCTGCTGGTGGGCCTGACGGCCACGCCCAAAGACGAGATTGACCGCAACACCTACAGCCTGTTTGAGCTGGAAAACGGTGTGCCCACCGATGCCTATGGCCTGGAAGACGCGATTGCCGAGAAGTATTTGGTGCCGCCGCGCGCGGTGTCGGTGCCGCTGAAGTTCCAGCGCGAGGGCATCAAATACGCGGAGCTGAGCGAAGACGAGCGCGCGCAGTGGGACGAGTTAGATTGGGATGATGAAGGCCACGCCCCCGACGAGGTGGGTGCCGAGGCGGTGAACAAATGGCTGTTCAACACCGACACCGTAGACAAGGTGCTGGAGCTCCTGATGACCCAGGGCCACAAAGTGGCGGGCGGCGACCGTTTGGGCAAAACCATTGTGTTTGCCAAAAACAATGCGCATGCCAACTTCATTGCAGACCGCTTCAACGCCAACTACCCGCACTACGCGGGGCAGTTTGCCCGCGTGATTACTTACCAGACTGAGTACGCGCAGAGCTTGATTGACGACTTCTCCACTAAAGAGAAGGCACCGCACATTGCCATTTCGGTAGACATGCTGGACACCGGCATTGACGTGCCCGAGGTGGTGAACCTAGTGTTCTTCAAGATCGTGCGGTCCAAGGCCAAGTTCTGGCAGATGGTGGGGCGTGGCACACGCTTGTGCAAAAACCTGTTTGGACCGGATCAGCACAAGCAAGAGTTTGTGATTTTTGACTTCTGCCAGAACCTGGAGTTCTTTAGCCAGAACTTGGAGGGCAGCAAAGGAAATGTGGCCGAGCCGCTGAGCCAGCGCACCTTCAAGGCGCGGCTGGAACTGTTGAGCGTGCTGGACGAGCAGCTGGCGCAGGAGCAGGGTGGCGCCGGTGCAAAGGTGGCTGAGCCCGCAACGGGCTATGGGCTGACCGCTACCGCTATGCGCGCTGACACGGCCAGCTACCTGCACACGGTGGTGGCCGGTATGCGACTGGATAACTTTGTAGTGCGCCCGCAGCGCCGCTGGGTAGAGCCGTGGAGCCAGGCAGAGGCGTGGCACAAGGTTACCAGCGACCAGCTGGCGGATTTGGCGCAACACGTCTCCGGCCTGCCCAGCGCTGTGCGCGACGACGATGAAGAAGCCAAGCGCTTTGATTTGCTCATGCTGCGCACCCAACTGGGTAGTGCGCGCGGCGACGTGGGCTTTGCCCGACTGCGCGAGCAGGTGCGTGCGCTGGCCGAGGCTTTAAGTGAGCTGGGCAGCATCCCCGACGTGAAAAAGCACATGGTGCTGATTGAAGCAGTGGCCGGTGAAGAGTGGTGGCAAGACGTGACCCTGCCCATGCTGGAGCAGGCGCGCAGGCACCTGCGCGGGCTCATCAAGCTGCTGGAGAAGACGCGGCGCAAGGTGGTCTACACCGACTTTGAGGATGCGGTGGGCGAAACCACAGAAGTAGCCCTGCCATTGGGCGGCAGTGCAGGCGACTTTGAGCGCTTCCGGCTCAAGGTGCGGGCCTTCTTGCGCACGCATGAGAACCACATCACCCTGCACAAGCTGCGCCGCAACCAGCCACTCACCTCGACCGACTTGGCCGAGCTGGAGCGCCTGCTGATCGACAGCGGGACCGCCACCGCCGAAGACGTGGCCCGCGCGGGACAAGAGGCCCATGGGCTGGGCCTCTTTGTGCGTGGACTGGTGGGCTTGGACCGTGAGGCGGCGACCCAAGCGCTCAATGGTTTTGTGGCAGGCAAGACCTTGACGGCCAACCAGCTGGAGTTTGTGAACCTGATCGTTACCCACCTGACGGAGCGTGGCGTGATGGATGTGGGGCTGCTGTACGAGCCACCATTCACCAGCTACGCACCGCAGGGGCCCGACGCGCTGTTTACGTCTGCCCAAGTGGACGAGTTGTTTGGGGTGTTAGACCACATCAAAGCCACTGCGCTGGCAGCCTGACGGGCTAGATTACAAGCCAAATATGCCGCTAGCCCAAATAAAACATGCGCTAGCAGCTAGCAATTCCATAGCAAATCACCCTGCGATCGGTGGCCGGCGGCGGTCCTCGCGCAGGGCGTGGCTGCGCAGGTAGCTCACCCACTCGTCCAGGGGGATCGGGCGGCTGAAGCAGTAGCCCTGCAGCTCGTCGCAGCCCAGCGCGGTCAGAGTCTGGGCGGTGGGCAGGTTCTCCACGCCTTCCGCCACCACCTTCAGGCCCAGGGTGTGGCCGAGCGCAATCACCGCGTGCACGATGGCGGCATCGGCGCTGTCTTCCAGCATGCCCAAGACAAAGGACTGGTCGACCTTGAGCTTGTCGATGTCGAAGCGCTTGAGGTAGGCCAGGCTGGAATAGCCGGTGCCGAAGTCATCAATCGCCACCTTGACGCCCAGCGCCTTGAGGGCTGCCACTTTTTGTTGGGCGGCGACCGGGTTGTCCATCAGGTGAAACTCGGTGAGCTCCAGCTCCAGTTGGGCCGGGGGCATGCGGGTATCGCGCAGCACCGCAATCAGCTGATCCACCAGCTCCGGGTCGGCCAGCTGGGCGACCGACAGGTTGACCGACAGCTCCAGCCCCTTGCAGACGCCTTGGGCCTCCAGGGCCATCCAGTTGCGGCAGGCCTCGCGCAGCACCCAGGCGCCTATGGGTTTGATCAAGCCACTTTCTTCGGCCACATGGATGAACTCGCCCGGCGGCACCTGGCCCAGCAGCGGGTTTTTCCAGCGCAGCAGGGCCTCGGCACCCTGCACCTTGCGGGTGCGGGCGTTCAGCCGCGGCTGGTAGTGCAGGCTGAACTCGTCATTGGCCAGCGCCTGGCGCAGCTGGGTTTCCATGGTTTGCCGCGCCAACACCCGCTGGTCGGTCTCGGGGGAAAAGAAGCGCGCCATGTCGCGGCCGGCTGATTTGGCCTCGTACATGGCCGCATCGGCACGGCGCATCAGCTCATCCTGGTCCAGGGCGTCATCGGGAAAGAGGGCCACGCCCACACTGCACGACACCGAGAGCACATGGCCATCGACCGTTGCGGTCTGGCGGATGGACGGAATCAGCCGGTCATTGACCAAGGCGTGCAGTTCATCCAGATCGCCCACATGGCGCAGCACAATGACAAACTCGTCGCCGCCCAGGCGGCTCACGGTGTCATCGGTGCGCACTGCGGCCGACAGGCGGCGCGCCACGGTGCGCAGCAGCCCGTCGCCAATATGGTGGCCCAAGGTGTCATTGATGGCTTTGAAGCGATCGAGGTCGATAAACAGCACGGCTACTTTCTCGCCGCTGCTGCGCGCACTCACCAGGGCTTCGCCCAGGCGCTGCTGGCACAGGGCGCGGTTGGGCAACTCAGTCAGCACATCGTGCTGGGCCAGAAAGCGGATGCGCTCTTCTTTGGCCTTGCGGTCGGTGATGTCGATGGAGATGCCGATGTAGTTCACCACCTCGCCGCTGGTGGCACTCTTGTGCACCGAAGACACCATCAGCCAGGCGGGATAGGTATCGCCGTTTTGTTTGCAGAAGCGCACTTCGCCTTGCCAGTCGTTGTGGCTCTCCAGCTCGGACCAGACCGCGTCTTGCGGGGTCTGCATGACAAAGCTCAAGTCGCGGCCCAGTGCCTCGTAAATGTCGTGCCCGGTGCTGCGGCAGAAGGCGTGGTTCACGCTGATGATCTTGCGGCTCTCGTCCATGATGATGATGCCCTCGCTGGAGGCTTCAAACACCTTGGCCCATAGCTCCAGCCGCTGCTCCATCACCTTGAGCTTGTTGATCGGGGTGAAGGCGGTGAGCACCGCGTCGCGCCCCTGGTAGTTCAGCCGCCGCGCGGACAGCACCGCCCACGACGGGGTGGCGCCACCGTGCCAGCGCACCTCGAACTCATCCACCGCATCAAAGTCAGCCAGGCGCTGGAAAAAACGCCCCCGCACCCCCGGCTCCAGGCCATGGCGCCACGGGTCATCGGTGCGGCCACCTAACCACGGCCGGGCCGGGGTGTTGACGTGCAGCACCTCGTGGTCCGGCACCGAGGTCACCACAATGGGGATGGGGAAGGCCTCCACCAGCTCGCGCTGGGCCTCTGCTGCGCGAGCGCTGGCGGCCAGCTCTTGTTGCACCAGGCGATCGCGGTCCAGCTGCGCCAGCATGCCGTTGAATGCGGAAAAGAGTTGACCGATCTCATCACGGCTATGCCACTCGGCCCGCAAGGTGTAGTCCGCGTTGCGCCGCACATCGTGGGCGACACGGGCCAAGCCCTGCAGGGGTTTGGCGATCTGGCTGGCTACCAGATACACCAAGCTCAAAATGCAGCCCAACAGCAGCAAGGCCGTGCCCAGGTGGATCCACATGCGCTGAAACAAGGTATCCACCCGCTGGGTCAGCAAGAGTTCCAACTGCGCAATACCGGTCTGCCAGCTCACCGACAGGTCTTGCAGTGCCTTCTGGGAGCTCGCATCGAGGCGGTCTATCTGCTCGGGCGTGATGTTGGCGGTGTTGATGTCCCGCACAGCCCGGGTGAACTCAACCAGCGACTGTTGCAGCGCGTCGCGCCCCGGCTTGAGCGCCGCCCGCAACTCGGGCGTGCCGGCCAACCAGGCTTGCTCGTAGTCCGACTCCAGGCCTTGCTGCACCGCATCCAGCCGGCCCAACACCGTGAGCAGCTGGGCGTTGGGGCTGAAGCCGCGAACCCGATTATCCCAATGGCGCATCAGGTTGTGGGTGTCCAACATGACTTGCAGCAGCTCCGGCAGGCGCAACAGGGTAAGGGACATGACGTAATAGCTGTCCAGGTCCGGGTCCAGAATCAGGTTGGACTGGTTGCCCACGATGGTGAGCAAATCACGCGCCTGCCCCAACATGCGGGCGTGCTCGGCATCCGTGCGGGACTCCAGCAGTAGCTCGTGCAGTCGCTGGGAGGCGGCAGCGGTATTGAGCTGCGCGTCGTAAGCGGCGCGGGCCTGGTCGAACTCTGGCAATGCGGGCGCTGTAGCGCGGCCGGCGGGCTGCAGAATCGTGTCCATCACGTTCTGGCGCACGACCTCGGCATACCGTGCGCCCACGATTTCTTTGCGGGCAAAGTCAATCGCGAGGTACTTCTCGTGAATCAGGATGCCTGAAACGTAAATGACTGCCGTGAGGTCTAACAGATAAATGAGCGTGAGCTTGCGTCCGACGCTCAAACGCCCCAACCACAGCGGAATTTTTGACAGCATGTGCAAGGCCCCATATCCCAAGCCTCCCGCGGATGCGGGTTCCAACGGCTTGGTTTAGACACAAGCAATAACCGCACCAGAAATGCCCCATTTGGGTGCGTGACCGAAAAATTCGCTGTCAGTGGGCGCTCACATATTGCGCCGGTACTGCCCGCCAACCTCAAACAACGCCGTGGTAATTTGTCCAAGCGAGCAGACGCGTACTGCGTCCATCAGTACGTTGAAGACGTTTTGGTTATCGATCACCGCTTGCTGCAATTGCTTGAGCATGGCGGGCGCTTCTGCCGAGTGGCGTGTATGGAAATCCTGCAGGCGTTTGAGCTGGTTCTGCTTTTCCTCATCGGTGCTGCGGGCGAGCTCCAGCTTCTCCATCACCTGGTCGCCATGCGGGTTGCGGAAGGTGTTCACGCCGATGATGGGCAGCTCGCCGGTGTGCTTGAGCATTTCGTAGTGCATGGATTCGTCTTGGATCTTGCCGCGCTGGTAGCCGGTCTCCATCGCACCCAACACGCCGCCACGGTCGGCAATGGCTTCGAACTCTTTGAGCACCGCCTCTTCGACTAGCTCGGTCAGCTCTTCGATGATGAAGGCGCCTTGGCTCGGGTTTTCGTTTTTGGCCAGGCCCCACTCGCGGTTGATGATGAGCTGGATGGCCATGGCACGGCGGACCGAGTCTTCGGTGGGCGTGGTGATGGCTTCGTCAAACGCGTTGGTGTGCAGGCTGTTGCAGTTGTCGTAAATCGCAATCAGCGCCTGCAGCGTGGTGCGGATGTCGTTGAACTGGATCTCCTGCGCGTGCAGGCTGCGGCCACTGGTTTGGATGTGGTACTTGAGTTTTTGACTGCGTTCATTGGCGCCGTATTTCTCTTTCATGGCCACCGCCCAGATGCGGCGCGCCACGCGGCCCATCACGGTGTACTCGGGGTCCATGCCGTTGCTGAAGAAGAAGCTCAGGTTGGGCGCAAAGTCGTCAATATGCATGCCGCGCGCCAGATACGCCTCCACAAAGGTGAAGCCGTTGGACAGGGTGAACGCCAGCTGGCTGATGGGGTTGGCCCCGGCTTCGGCAATGTGGTACCCGCTGATGGACACGCTGTAGAAATTGCGCACGTTGTGGTGCACAAAATAGCTGGCAATGTCGCCCATCACCTTGAGTGAGAACTCGGTGCTGAAGATGCAGGTGTTCTGGCCCTGGTCCTCTTTCAGGATGTCGGCTTGCACCGTTCCGCGCACATTGGCGAGCACCCATTCCTTGATTTTGGCGACTTCGGTATCCGTAGGCTCGCGGCCGTTGTCGGCCTTGAACTTGTCGATGTTCTGGTCGATGGCCGTATTCATGAACATCGCCAGGATCGACGGCGCCGGGCCATTGATGGTCATGGACACACTGGTGCTCGGGCTGCACAAGTCAAACCCGCCATAGAGCACTTTCATGTCGTCCAGCGTGGCAATGCTCACGCCGCTGTTACCCACCTTGCCATAAATGTCCGGGCGCGGGTCGGGGTCGTTGCCGTAGAGCGTGACCGAGTCGAAAGCGGTAGAGAGGCGCTTGGCCGCCATGCCGCTGGACAGCAGCTTGAAGCGGGTGTTGGTGCGGAAGGCATCGCCCTCGCCCGCGAACATACGGGTCGGGTCCTCGCCCTCGCGCTTGAAGGCAAAGGTACCTGCGGTGTAGGGGTAGCTGCCGGGCACGTTGTCCAGCATCAGCCACTTCAGAATTTCGCCATGGTCTTCGTACTGCGGCAAAGCCACTTTGCGGATGGTGGTACCGCTCAAGCTCTTGGTGGTGAGTGCGGTGCGGATTTCTTTGTCGCGGATCTTCACCACGTACTCATCACCCGCGTAGGCTTTTTGCATCTCAGGCCACTGAGCCAGCAGCTTGCGCTCTGCGGCGCCCATGCGCTCCACGCGTTGATCCGCCAGATCTGCCACGGCTTGCACCGCGCCGGCTTTGTCGGGATCCGATTCGTGCAGCATGCGGCCGCTTTCGCGCAGTTGCTGGATTTCGCGGGCCAGGCGGGCTTGTTCTTTGGCGCGTTTCTTGTAGCCCCGCACCGTGTCGCTGATTTCGGCCAAATAACGGGTGCGCGCTGCTGGCACCACCGGCGTCTGGTTGGAGCTGTGACGCACGCTCACCCGGGGCAAGGTGCCGTCCTGGAGCGATACGCCCAAGGCCTTAAGGCGCGGCAGCACCGCTTGGTAGAGGGCGGTCACGCCATCGTCGTTGAAGCGCGCAGCCATGGTACCGAACACCGGCATCTGCTCGGTGGGGGTGCCCCAGGCTTCTTTGTTGCGTTGCACCTGTTTGGCCACGTCGCGCAGCGCATCGCTGGCACCCTTGCGGTCAAACTTATTGATCGCTACAAGCTCAGCAAAGTCCAGCATATCGATTTTTTCGAGCTGGCTGGCGGCACCGAATTCGGGGGTCATGACATACAAGGGCACATCCACATGCGGCACGATGGCCGCATCGCCCTGGCCGATGCCGGAGGTTTCGACCACGATCACATCAAAGCCGGCCACCTTGCAGGCCGCAATCACATCCGGCAGCGCCGCGCTGATTTCAGAGCCGAAATCCCGCGTAGCTAGGCTGCGCATGAACACCCGGGAGCCCTGCTGCCAAGGCGAGATGGCATTCATGCGAATACGGTCGCCCAAGAGCGCGCCCCCGCTCTTGCGGCGGCTCGGGTCGATGGAAATGACCGCGACACGCAAAGCGTCGTTCTGGTCCAGCCGCAGGCGGCGGATCAGTTCATCCGTCAGGCTGGACTTGCCGGCACCACCGGTGCCGGTGATACCCACAACCGCTATCTTTTTAGTAGCTGCTTGCGCACGCATTTCCTGCGCCAAAGCCGGATTTAGCTTGGAAGCCTCTGCTGCCGTCAAAAGCTGGGAAAGGGCGCGCCAACTGGCCTCTGTGTGGCCCTGAATCGCCGACAAATCAGTGGGTGCCAGGGCCGTGATGTCTTTGTCGCAGCGCATCACCATTTCGCCAATCATGCCGGCCAGCCCCATGCGTTGACCGTCTTCCGGGCTGTAAATGCGGGCCACCCCATACGCATGCAGCTCTCGGATTTCGGCCGGCACGATCACCCCGCCACCGCCGCCAAACACCTGAATGTGCGAACCGCCACGCTCCCGCAGCAAGTCGACCATGTACTTGAAGTACTCGACATGCCCGCCCTGGTAGGAGCTGATGGCAATGCCTTGCACATCTTCCTGCAGGGCTGCTGTGACCACCTCATCAACACTGCGGTTGTGGCCCAGGTGGATCACCTCTGCCCCCATGCCTTGCAGGATGCGTCGCATGATGTTGATGGCTGCGTCGTGCCCGTCAAACAGGCTGGCCGCGGTGACAAACCGCACTTTGTGGGTCGGGCGGTAATTGGCCAGGGCTTTGTAGTCAGCAGACAGATCGGTCATGGGTTACTCACAAAGGGTTGCCGCGCTCAGCGGCGTGATTGACGTTTACGTAAACGTCAACTGTAAACCAATCACCCTCACGGTGGCTTACGGCCTGCCCTAGGGTAAGTACTTAGCACTGAGCGCCATTGGCTCTCGTCTGCGGTGCTGAATCCGGTAGAGTGCGACTTATCAAGACACTGCTTGCGGCACCATGACATTTCTCGCGCTGGACATCGGCAACACACGCCTCAAATGGGCACACTACGCATCCCCCCGCCCCGGTGCAGCCTTGTTGGCACAAGGTGCCGAGTTTCTGGAGAACATCGACAAGCTCGCGGATGGTGCCTGGAGCGGACTGCCCTCACCGCGCCATGTATTGGGGTGCGTGGTGGCTGGAGATGCCGTCAAACGCCGGGTACAAGAGCAGATGGACCTGTGGGATGTGGTGCCGCAATGGGTGGTCTCCAGCGAAGCCGAAGCCGGCTTACGCAATGGCTACGACCACCCCACCCGCCTCGGGGCGGACCGCTGGGTCGCGATGATCGGGGCCTACCACCACATGCTGAGCCAAGGCCCGGCACGCCCCATGGTGCTGGTCATGGTGGGCACAGCGGTGACAGTAGAAGCCATCGATGCGCAAGGCAAATTCTTGGGCGGGCTGATCCTGCCCGGCCACGGCATCATGCTCAGAGCACTGGAGTCCGGCACCGCCGGCTTGCATGTGCCGACGGGCGAAGTGCGTGATTTCCCGACCAACACCAGCGACGCACTCACCAGCGGCGGGACCTTTGCGATTGCGGGGGCCGTGGAGCGGATGGTGCAACACGTCAAAGCCCATTGCGGTGCAGATCCGGCCTGCATCATGACCGGCGGTGCGGGCTGGAAAATGGCTCCCAGCATGACACGCCCGTTTGAACTGGTGGACAACCTGATTTTTGACGGCCTGCTGCAAATGGCAAAAGACCGCTACGCCATTGAACTGACGCCTTGATGTCAGACGTCCGTCGCTAACCACTCTTCCGCCAAACGCACCCAGAAAGTAGCTCCCAAGGGCAGCAACTCGTCGTTGAAGTCGTAGCTCGGGTTGTGCAAGGTGCAAGGCCCGGCGCCGTGGCCCATGGTGCGGTGGTCGCCGTCCCCGTTGCCGATAAAGGCGTAGCAGCCGGGTTTGGCTTGCAGCATGAATGAAAAGTCTTCGGCGCCCATGGTGGGCTCCTGGGTGTAGACCTTGTCCGCGCCGACGATGCTCTCCATGACTTTGCGGGCAAATGCGGCCTCTTTGGGCGCATTGACCGTGGGCGGGTAGTTGCGCACAAAGGCAAATTCCACCCGGGTGTTGAACGCGGCGCACAGGCTCTCGCTCATCTCGCGCATGCGGCGCTCAATCAGGTCCAAGACCTCGATCGAGAAGGTGCGCACCGTGCCTTGCAACTCGCAGCGGTCAGGAATCACGTTGGTGGCTTCCCCGGCGTTGATCATGGTGACCGAGATCACGCCCGCATCAATCGGTTTCACATTGCGGCTGATGATGGTTTGAAAACCCTGCACCAGCTGGCAAGCCACCACCACCGGGTCGATGGCGTTGTGCGGGATGGCCGCATGGCCGCCCTTGCCGCGGATGGTGATCTTGAATTCGTTGCTGGATGCCATCACCGGGCCTGCGCTGGCCGCAAAGGTGCCCGCGGCCATGCCCGGCCAGTTGTGCATGCCGAACACCGCCTCCACCGGAAACTGCTCAAACAAGCCGTCCTTGATCATCTCGCGGGCGCCGCCGCCACCTTCTTCGGCGGGCTGGAACACCAAGTACACCGTGCCGTCAAAATTGCGCTGCTTGGCAAAGTGCTGCGCCGCTGCCAACAGCATGGCGGTGTGGCCGTCGTGCCCGCAGGCGTGCATCTTGCCGGCATGTTTGCTAGCGTGGGCAAAGGTGTTGAACTCTTG from the Rhodoferax potami genome contains:
- a CDS encoding M20 aminoacylase family protein, producing the protein MKLIEPIVANTPEIASLRKDIHAHPELCFQEVRTADVVAAKLTEWGIPIHRGMGTTGVVGIVKAGTSSRALALRADMDALPMQEFNTFAHASKHAGKMHACGHDGHTAMLLAAAQHFAKQRNFDGTVYLVFQPAEEGGGGAREMIKDGLFEQFPVEAVFGMHNWPGMAAGTFAASAGPVMASSNEFKITIRGKGGHAAIPHNAIDPVVVACQLVQGFQTIISRNVKPIDAGVISVTMINAGEATNVIPDRCELQGTVRTFSIEVLDLIERRMREMSESLCAAFNTRVEFAFVRNYPPTVNAPKEAAFARKVMESIVGADKVYTQEPTMGAEDFSFMLQAKPGCYAFIGNGDGDHRTMGHGAGPCTLHNPSYDFNDELLPLGATFWVRLAEEWLATDV